In Scatophagus argus isolate fScaArg1 chromosome 3, fScaArg1.pri, whole genome shotgun sequence, one genomic interval encodes:
- the LOC124054163 gene encoding formin-like protein 7 isoform X1: MNIITTNRFTPLSSFPVGGSGEHIKCLPGPPPQGVNSNPPPSHRLTPELHLQTKKYFRLLQAIHHAEILNNTFSKGKYPQGMMHKVKRLTSFIKPASPNSLTFDKVKQNTNTWMHNNMIILMEHYDQVIAAELENIPPYSQEAFDKAVQWGRVRYRRKLTSSSLTTLGDLLTEGPPRVEDTPLARLSPLDFPPLPQPGNPPNSSHHDPPASLKPHSSPSIPPPTPNPNPSTPNLNHPTPNPNPPPLYSSPKPSPNPSPSTPNLNHPTPNPNPPPLHPSPKPNPNPSPSIPNLNHPTPNPNPPPLHSSPKPNHHPPSPTHLFLPTTSIIDTQFPLSGLCTPMGEGRTSVGVTGGGARSPRPRRNPRRQARVEIHALPKSVLDCLELKGTVPSACPPDDPPPLSSSIDSSPLPQMLDNSLEHRQPYSNVALPCSNTISSFPLSDSSASQQREPELLAAEPCGAQTIAEVDKKSMTMKGKRKAKLKPNPYLPSEISTSRPTRVSAAAPGSPSRPEPHTHPRTFRKLQEWSLEVRKKTLIVGDSNLSRIPPFTDANIQIDSYPGANFHHITAILKKIPTCHTTTQVILSVGLNNCLAEHDISTITKQLQQMWSTSHITFPNATIYIPIINFSHQLDHRKKSLLTKLNNVISSKYTFIPEINPLLFQTQTDNIHWTGPVAEMLFRYWKQQLNL; the protein is encoded by the coding sequence ATGAACATCATTACTACAAACAGATTCACaccactttcttcttttccagtGGGGGGGAGCGGGGAGCATATTAAGTGCTTGCCCGGTCCTCCCCCCCAGGGAGTAAACAGTAATCCACCACCATCACATAGACTTACACCGGAACTCCATCTacagacaaagaaatatttcagattACTTCAAGCCATCCACCATGCAGAAATTCTCAATAACACATTCAGTAAAGGAAAATACCCACAAGGCATGATGCATAAAGTTAAAAGACTCACCTCTTTCATTAAACCAGCCTCTCCCAACAGCTTAACATTTGATAAggtcaaacaaaatacaaacacatggaTGCACAACAATATGATCATTCTTATGGAGCACTATGACCAGGTTATTGCTGCGGAGCTGGAGAATATCCCCCCCTACAGCCAAGAGGCTTTTGATAAAGCTGTCCAATGGGGGAGAGTGCGATACAGACGGAAGTTGACGTCCTCCTCTTTGACCACCTTGGGGGACCTCCTAACAGAGGGGCCCCCCAGGGTGGAGGACACACCCCTGGCTCGACTCTCCCCCTTGGACTTTCCTCCATTGCCCCAACCAGGAAACCCACCGAATTCCAGCCATCATGatcctcctgcctccctcaAACCTCATTCCTCCCCTTCAATTCCTCCTCCCACCCCGAACCCTAATCCTTCTACCCCTAACCTTAACCACCCCacccctaaccccaacccccctcccctttaTTCCTCTCCTAAACCCAGCCCGAATCCCAGTCCCTCTACTCCTAACCTCAACCACCCTacccctaaccccaacccccctcccctGCATCCCTCTCCTAAACCCAACCCTAATCCCAGCCCCTCTATTCCTAACCTCAACCACCCTacccctaaccccaacccccctccccttcatTCCTCTCCTAAACCCAACCACCACCCTCCTTCCCCGACACATCTCTTTCTCCCCACTACCTCTATCATCGACACACAATTTCCCCTTTCAGGCCTCTGTACACCcatgggggaggggaggacgTCGGTGGGGGTCACTGGCGGTGGGGCCCGGTCCCCACGACCTAGACGCAACCCCAGACGTCAAGCGAGAGTGGAGATCCACGCACTCCCGAAGAGCGTACTCGACTGCCTGGAGCTAAAAGGGACGGTGCCCTCCGCCTGCCCCCCCGAtgaccctcctcctctctcttcctccatagACTCTTCACCCCTTCCACAAATGTTGGATAACTCTCTAGAGCACAGACAGCCATACAGCAATGTAGCTCTTCCATGCAGTAATACCATTTCATCTTTTCCACTTTCAGATTCATCAGCTTCTCAGCAGAGGGAGCCAGAGTTGCTTGCTGCAGAGCCCTGCGGAGCCCAAACAATCGCTGAGGTGGATAAAAAATCAATGACGATGAAGGGCAAACGGAAAGCTAAGCTGAAGCCGAACCCTTACTTACCATCTGAGATATCCACCTCCCGCCCAACCAGGGTCTCTGCGGCTGCACCTGGCTCCCCAAGCCGCCCcgaaccacacacacatccacgaACATTTCGAAAATTACAGGAATGGTCGCTGGAGGTGCGGAAGAAGACGCTGATCGTAGGTGACTCAAACCTTTCTCGCATTCCTCCTTTTACAGACGCAAACATTCAAATAGACAGCTATCCTGGAGCCAACTTCCACCACATCACAGCTATATTAAAGAAAATTCCAACATGCCACACCACAACACAAGTAATTCTCTCAGTCGGTCTCAATAATTGTTTAGCAGAACACGACATCTCCACAATCACTAAACAGCTACAGCAGATGTGGAGCACTAGTCACATCACTTTTCCCAACGCCACTATATACATTCCAATAATAAACTTCTCTCACCAGCTGGACCACAGGAAGAAATCTTTGCTCACCAAACTCAACAATGTTATATCATCTAAATACACCTTCATCCCGGAAATTAACCCGCTTTTATTTCAGACGCAGACAGACAATATACACTGGACTGGCCCGGTGGCCGAGATGTTGTTCAGGTACTGGAAACAGCAATTAAACTTGTAA